In Sardina pilchardus chromosome 8, fSarPil1.1, whole genome shotgun sequence, a genomic segment contains:
- the LOC134089611 gene encoding sialic acid-binding Ig-like lectin 15: MSVMMLCSSLLVFIFSLRGVSASGVLVVYANKSAEVAQGEDGLLHCRFDKGKKETDEGDITVIWRSEDKHTGPIIFQCSKNSRNCSRSVGRFSLVGNIENDNASLLITDARMSDADTYFCRVELTGSDKYTAEGLNLKVTKPRKLHSIFVRIDENGTTFVTCIVIGDPPPSVMWVEPNLTAASDVDQLSSYATLSSVPVQVFNVTYTCQISTSKGIQNLSISSTSLCNNMRSDNVTNNQYDWKLILILILMCVLILVGLAVATFALRRPREGKKEEIEVQPTYGNVLPPPRRQQRMNIYKE, encoded by the exons ATGTCTGTGATGATGTTGTGCAGTTCCCTTTTAgtcttcatcttctctctcagAG GTGTGAGTGCCAGTGGCGTATTAGTAGTCTATGCAAACAAATCTGCTGAAGTTGCACAAGGAGAAGATGGCCTCCTCCACTGCAGATTTGACAAGGGAAAAAAGGAGACAGACGAAGGAGACATAACAGTCATTTGGCGTTcagaggacaaacacacagggcCAATAATTTTTCAATGTTCAAAGAACAGTAGAAACTGTTCGAGGTCAGTTGGTCGGTTTTCATTGGTGGGAAATATAGAGAATGACAATGCCTCTCTCCTGATTACGGATGCTAGGATGAGTGATGCTGACACATACTTTTGTCGTGTGGAGTTGACTGGTTCAGACAAATACACTGCTGAAGGATTAAATCTCAAAGTCACAA AGCCTCGAAAGCTTCACAGTATCTTTGTCCGCATTGATGAAAATGGGACAACGTTTGTGACGTGCATCGTCATTGGAGACCcacctccctctgtgatgtggGTAGAGCCAAATCTAACAGCAGCCTCAGATGTGGATCAATTGAGCAGCTATGCAACTTTATCTTCAGTTCCCGTCCAGGTTTTTAATGTCACATACACCTGTCAGATCAGTACGAGTAAAGGAATTCAAAACCTCTCAATTTCCTCTACAAGCTTATGCAACAATATGCGAAGTGACAACGTGACAAACAACCAATATGATTGGAAGTTGATCTTGATCTtgattctgatgtgtgtgttgattcttGTCGGACTTGCTGTCGCTACATTTGCCTTAAGGCGTCCTAGAG AAGGCAAAAAAGAAGAAATTGAAGTGCAGCCCACATATGGTAACGTGTTACCACCACCAAGGAGACAGCAGAG GATGAACATCTACAAAGAGTAG